TCAAGGAGTAGAGTTTGGCAGAAATAATGGTAAATTTTCCATTAATTCCAATGGATCGGCTACCCATTATGAGGCAAGAGAAATGAGCATGAATGGGGATATCAATGATGATCTGGATGGTGATTTAATTATCCTTGATTCTAAAAGGAAAAGACTTGCTGAGAGTTTAAAAAGTGGGCCGAATGAATGTGGGCCAAATGCATGTATTGGGGAGGGTAATAATATTATCAATGTTAGTGAGACAAAAAACTTTGTTGGGGCGGGCTCTGTTGCACAGGCCCGCCAAGAATTATGAATGTTCTGAGCTGGAATTGCCGTAGGCTTGGGAACCAGCGGACTTTTCAATTCCTTAAAGAGTTAGTGTCTCAAAAGAAacccaattttatttttttatgtgaaaCCAAATGTAATAAAGCTAGAATTGATTTTGTGGGCCGATTGTTGGgctttgaaggaattttttcgGTTGAGGCTATTGGGAGGAGTGGTGGTCTTGCTTTATTTTGGAAAAATACCAATGAAGGTAGAATCATTGGTTTTTCTCAACATCATATCGATTTTTATGTGGAAATCAGTGGTGAGCCACAATGGAGACTAACGGGGGTGTATGGTGAACCTCAGAGAGATCGAAGGGAAGATACATGGAATTTACTCAAGTCGTTGGTGAGACCTACCAATGTTCAGTGGTGTGTAATAGGTGATTTAAACAATGTTCTCAGTCAAAGTGACAAGAGAGGAGGACTTCCATATCTGACTTGGTTGATCTCTGGTTTCGAACAGACCCTCCAAGATTGCAACTTGGTTGACATGGACATTGTTGGATACCCGTATACATGGGAGAAAGGGAGGGGAACTTCTAGGTGGATTGAAGTGAGACTCGACCGTGCCCTTGTTTCTTCAGGTTGGTTTCAAACTTTCCCTCAATCTCGTCTTTTGAATATTGAAACTTCAACATCAGACCATAATCCTATTTTCCTTGAGTTTGTGATTCCTGAACATTTTATTCCTAATCGGCGCTTTCGCTTTGAAAACGCCTGGCTTAAGGAGCCCATGTGTTTGGAAATTGTGGCTGAGTGCTGGAATGATGCTAGCCGTGTGTCTGTGGTTGAGAAAATTGCTTCTTGTGCTGAGAGTTTATCTAAATGGGGGCCTAGTGTTACTGGAAATTTCAAGAAGAGAATAAATAAATGTCGTGCTGAGTTGAAGAAATTGAAAAACAATAGAGACACTCTTGCTGTCCGACGTTATATGGAGGTAAAAAAAGAGCTTTTTTTAGTTCTTGATCAGAAGGAAGCGTTTTGGAAGCAGAGAGCAAAGCAATTCTGGTTGAAGCAAGGGGATCAAAATAGCAAATACTTTCATAGAGCTGCCAGCAATCGTCGAAGCTTCAATCAAATCTCAAAGCTCAGAGATTCTAGTGGTAATTGGACGGATTGGGATCATGGCCTTGCCGATGTAGTGGTAGACTATTTTTCCTCTCTATTTAGTGAATCAAACTTGAGTAGTGATGAAGTGGTTCAGTGTATTCAAAGGAAAGTCACCACTCAGATTAATGAAGATCTCCACCAAGCTGTGTCAGCCGAAGAAGTGAGAAAGGCGGTTTTTAGTATGCACCCTGACAAGAGCCCTGGCCCGGATGGTATGACACCGactttttatcaaaaatgtTGGGACATTATCCAGACAGATGTCATAGCTGCTGTTCAGAACTTCTTCACTTCGGGTGAGTTTGATCAAGGGTGTGGGGATGCCAATGTCGTTTTGATTCCAAAAAAGAAAACCCCTGAAAGCATGGTTGATCTGAGGCCTATTGCTTTATGTAAtgttttgtataaaattatcaCTAAAGTAATGGCTAACCGAATGAAACCTTATATGGATCACATTGTCTCAGAATCTCAGAGCGCTTTTATACCAGGGAGACTAATAACTGATAATATCTTGGTCTCTTTCGAAGTGCTTCACtatttgaagaggaaaaggaAAGGTAAGGATGGTTTCATGGCCTAAAACTCGACCTTAGTAAAGCTTATGATCGCATTGAATGGAATTTTCTGGAGTCAGTGTTAAGGAAGATCGGCTTCTCAGAATCATGGATTTCCTTGGTGCTAAAATGTGTTAACTTGGCAAAATACAATGTAGTTCATGGTGGAAGAACAATGGGTCCGATTACCCCTACTCGCGGCATTCATCAAGGTGATCCTTTGTCTCCTTACATTTTCATCCTTTGTGCTGAAGGCCTCTCTGCGTTGATTAAACGGTATGAGGATAGGGGTCTTATTCATGGGTGCAAAGTGGCGAACGGTGCGCCGAAAGTAGGGCTGAACATTAGGACCCGGCAACCCGAAAAATCCGACCACCCGCCCCGATCCGATGCCGAAAAAGCCGAAAAAACTAAAGCCCGTATTGTCGGGTCGGGTCTGACCCGAAGAATCATAATTTCGGTATCGGGTTCGGGTTTCAAAATTCCATTGAATTTTATTCGGGTGTGCACCCGAGACCCGACCatcatatatcatatataataggggtgttcataaaaaccgaaaaaccgaaaccgaccatcaaaccgaccagaccgtaaccgaattttcggttccacgtcatcaccgaatttggcggtcggtttcggtttcggtttttttgacacggcggtcggtttcggttcttgaaataaaaaaatagtttaaccaaaaaaccgtcaaaaccgccaaaaaccgcccaaaaccgccaaaaaccgcctaaaaccgccaaaaaccgcccaaaaccgcctaaaaccgccaaaccgaaaaccgccaaaaaccgtacggtcggttttatacggttataatttctaaacggtcggttacggttttcgtaaaataaaaaccgtaaccgtccggtcggttataaaattttaaaaaccgaccataaccgaccgattttcacccctaatatataagtatatatttaatacttattattttatttttaatattcttaactgaaaaaaaaaagcaaaagtaaacaaaaaataaaaactaaaaactaaaaacctAATTAATGGTATACGCATCCCAATGTCACTATCCCATCCCATTATACCATTATTACCTGTATAATCATATTCAGTATTAATAACCTTTGGTTTCTCCTcccaagtcccaaacccaatCGTGATTTGTTCTTCTCCCAAGAAATATCAGCAtgttaaattagttatttcacATTTTAGGCAGcccaaaaaatatattaaaaataggaaaaattgatatttttaaaaaataaaatatcattgggCCCAAAAAATCTTTCAATCGGATCTGGCCCATTGTAACCCGAACCCGCCTAATAACAACCCGATACACCCGACCCGAAACCCGATAGAACCCGAAATTCGAAAACCGGGTTTGGTTATAAATTTTCAAGACCCGACATCCGAAAACCCGAACCCGACCACTCGAAAACCTGAAAACCCGACCCGTGTGCAGCCCTAGCCGAAAGTGTCTCACATGTTATTTGCGGACGACAGCTACTTGTATTGTAAGGCTACACTTCAAGAAGCAACTCGAGTTAGAGAACTCTTTCACCAATTTGAATGCGCTTCGGGACAGAAAGTTAATTTGGGGAAATCATCTATCTTTTATAGTACGAACACGTTGAATCATGTTCGGGAGGATATTACTACGCTACTTCAAATGCCTCAAGCAGATGATAGAAGCATGTATCTGGGTCTCCCTAGTACTATGGGCCGAAATAAATCAGTTGTGCTGGGTTTTCTCAAGGATCGGGTTAGGAAAAAGCTTCGAAGTTGGGATTCAAAAGTCTTGTCTCGAGCCGGTAAAGAAGTGTTAATCAAATCAGTAGCTCAAGCTCTACCTAGctatgccatgaatttatttttgcTTCCTTTGGAGATCAGTAGAGATATTGAGAGCACAATGGCTAGATTTTGGTGGAAAAGTGCTTCAAAGGAAAATAAAGGGATTCCTTGGATGTCTTGGGAACGTATGTGCCACAACAAGAATAATGGAGGTCTTGGATTCCGTAATCTCCGTGATTTTAATTTAGCGCTCTTGGGAAAGCAAGGGTGGTGTTTCATCACAAGACCCGATTCACTTGTCTCTCGGATTTTTAAGGCCAGGTATTTTCCTCATGGCACATTCCTCTCGGCTGGTATAGGAAATAACCCAAGCTTTGTATGGCGAAGTGTTTGGGAAGCTCAAGATCTTATTCGTGCGGGAACTCGATGGAAAGTTGGTAATGGCACTTTGATCAACATTCAAAACGAACCTTGGCTCCCAGATAAAGACCATCCTTTTGTAACATCCTCTCATTCGGCCCTCCAACATGCTAAGGTGAGTAATCTTTTGTCCATGGATGGTACTTCTTGGGATGAAGAAATTTTACAAGACTTGTTTGACGATCGGGAACAGAGTTTGATCAAGCAGATTCCTGTCAATACTGACCAAACAACCGACTTTGTTTTCTGGTGTAAGGAGCCGACTGGTCTATACACAGTCAAGAGTGCATACCATGCTTTACAAGATTTGAAAGGTCTAACCAATGATGTGGATGCCTCcgttttttagaaaattctgTGGTCCTTGAAGCTTCCCccgaaaattaaaaatctaatgtGGAGAGCCGGCTCTAGTTGTCTCCCCACACTTGCACAGCTTGCTTCAAAGTTTGTCCCCGTCAATACTCGTTGTCCGTTATGTGATGAGCTTGATGAGACCATTTCTCATGTCTTGCTCACTTGCCGAGCCATTAAGCAAGTATGGGAAAGAGTGGGTATAGGGACTTCTGCACTCACGGCTGGCAGCAGGTTCTTGGACTGGTGCATGACCATTTTTGTCTCTTTGACAGCAGAAAAACAACACATAGCTGCTGCCCTTTGTTGGGCAATTTAGGGCGCACGAAATGATGTAGTTTGGCAAGGAAAATCGATTAATGTTTCAGCGATAGTAGTGTCTGCAAAAAGCTATCTTGATCAATGGCAAAATGCTCAAAAAACTCAAATTGAGACATCTTGGACTACTCTTCAGTCCTATGATGGGGTCGAGCATTGGATTAAACCTGAAGTTAACAGTATCAAGATCAATGTGGATGCGTCTATCTTTGAAGGACAAAATCGGTTTGGAGGTGCTTTTGTTGTTCGAGACCATAATGGATTGCTTGTTGAGGGGCGTACCAAACTCTACATAGGGAATATGGTACCGGCTGTGGTGGAAGCTTTGAGCTTTCAGGAAGCTCTAAGTTGGATTAAAGACCATTCGACTAGTCCGGTTTGGGTGGAGACTGATTGTCTCTTGGTTGTTCAGGCTCTAAGAAGCTCCATAAGCTTAGCTTCTTATTTTGGTTGTGTGATTCAAGAATGTAAAGCCTTGTTGGCTTCTCTAAGAAATGTtggtttttgttttgttaagcGGTCAGCTAATAAAGTCGCTCATGAGTTTGCAAGAGCGTCTCTATTGTACCCTGATTGTATTTTCAGTATGGAAAATATTCCAACTGATTTGTTGCCAATGTTGGTGACAGAATTTGAAGGTtaataaaatctaattttcctttaaaaaaaaaactaccgcTTTCACCTAAACTAGTAATAAACCAATCACAAGAATTCTATAAAGCTCGAGTTAAACCAAGATACAGTCGAAATGTTGAAGTCGCTCTTTCCCTCTTAATAAAGCACTAAATCGGAGAATCTCTTGGCCCCGACTgataattttgaataattacataaaagaaagaaaaaaaatccacAAATTTAGGATGTGTGTAAAATAGAATTAAAACCAATCTTATATTACCACGAGAAGAAAATACTTGTTTCAATGAGATGGGAAAAGGGACGATGTGCGACTGCAACTGCAGTAGGATGACGTGCAGTGCTGGTCTCGCCGGCCGTCTGGAAGGTCCCGACGTTTGGGGCTCTCGATGTGGGTTAGAAGATGGGCGAAGAAGAAGATGGGAGATTAGCAGCTGTTTTCAGCTTTCAGTTTTttaaattgtgtttgtaaaataattttttgtcattttaaaaatttaacgatgtttagcacaaatttttttaaattttttttaaattttttcttattaaaaaattaacattttaaCACCATACCATAACATAAATTGTTTGTGTTCGGGTGTAGTTTTGAGTTTAGGATTCTGAATATgttagtaaaaatgtaaaatataatatgttagataaaaaaattatttttgaaaattaaaaataaattttttttgttttctagttttctagttttttaaaactcaaattttaaaaaactatttttaaaaattttgtcaAATGATTCccattagtttttaaaaattgattttaattttaaaaaacaaaaaggcattagcaatttttttccctgaactttgatatgtactaaatcatgtccctgaacttttttggccgttaaaaattcccgtgaactattaagattgttagatttaaggacttttgtctaatttagtaaaaaaaatctaacatggatgaaagttcaagggacatgatttagtac
This region of Cannabis sativa cultivar Pink pepper isolate KNU-18-1 chromosome 7, ASM2916894v1, whole genome shotgun sequence genomic DNA includes:
- the LOC133039781 gene encoding uncharacterized protein LOC133039781, yielding MWRAGSSCLPTLAQLASKFVPVNTRCPLCDELDETISHVLLTCRAIKQGARNDVVWQGKSINVSAIVVSAKSYLDQWQNAQKTQIETSWTTLQSYDGVEHWIKPEVNSIKINVDASIFEGQNRFGGAFVVRDHNGLLVEGRTKLYIGNMVPAVVEALSFQEALSWIKDHSTSPVWVETDCLLVVQALRSSISLASYFGCVIQECKALLASLRNVGFCFVKRSANKVAHEFARASLLYPDCIFSMENIPTDLLPMLVTEFEG